The following nucleotide sequence is from Nitrospirota bacterium.
GCCTTATAGTAAAAAGCCTTGAGCGCCTTTTCAAACTCAACTGCTGCCATATCCCACCTCTTATTAATCATATGAATCTTTGCCATACTGTCGTGGACGATGAAATTATTCTGTCCGCCCAAAGCAAGCGCCTTTTGAAATGCTGCAACCGCATCATTATACAACCCATGGCCCTTGTAGGCAACCCCCAGCGCTGTGTAGGCCAAAGGTGACTCCGGGGCCTTCTGTACGGTGTCGGTCCAAAGTGTGAGGTCATCCTTCCAAACGCTGTTACGCTTTACAATAGCCACGGAATATAGAGCAACGAGGATTACCAGGAAAGCTATCCCTGCCTTTTCAAGGCTGTTCCTGCTGACTTTTGCTATAGCCACGCCTGCCAATACTGCAAAGCTGACAGCCGCGAGGTAACCCCTGTTTTCCTGAAAGATCGTATTCAATGGTATGATCGTGGTTGGTAAGAGGACGATAAAAAACCAGAACATAAAAAATGAAACCACCCTCCATGAATATGAGGAATATAGCAGGTATATGGCTATGACGACATAGCAGATCAGGACGATTGCAGATATTGCCACTGGAAAAGACCAGAAGGTTGAGTATATTCTCACATCATGAATCGGCGTGAGTCCTGTGGGAATAAGAAACATCTTCCAGTGCTGTATGAGTACAGGAAGTTCAGTCATGAGCTGTGGAAATATCTTTCGTTTGAATGGGTCGAGAACAACCCCATAAGACAGCAGTCGTATCAGAAGGTATGGGACAACCACAATAAGCACGAAAGGAAGATATGGGAGATAGTTTCGCCAGTCAACAATATATGCAAATGCTGAGGCCTGCTTCCTGGGGGCCTGTTGAAACCCATATAAATCATACAGCCATAACATCACCGGAAGGGTGACTGCCACCTCTTTACTCAGCATGCCGGCAACAAAGGCAAGGAGAGAGCAGAGATAGAAAACATAAATTAACTTATTACTGACTTCCAACTTCTGGCTTCTGTACTTAACCCAGCAATAAAAGGCCAGGAGATAGAAAAACCCGCTCAATACGCTCGACCTTGCAGTTACATAGTTGATGGCTTCTGAATTAAATGGATGTAAGAGAAATATGAAACCGGCTGAGACTGCGGCAAGAAACCGCCTCGAATCAATGAGAGGGCTAACGCCTTTCCACAACAACTTCACTTCAGCCAGTTCACTGCCGCCCATTATTGTATTCACTATCAGAAATAACAGAAAAGCCGAACCTATGTGAAGAATCAGATTAAAATAATGGTAGCCCGAAGGATTCAGGGCACCGATGGCATAATTGACTGCAAAGCTCATTACTACCAGCGGCCGGTAGTGCCCGGCTTCGTAAGGACTGCCGGATTGTGTTTTAGGGTCCGCAAAGAACTCAGGTATGTTTATTAATGATCTGATATTCTCATTAAGCTCAATAGA
It contains:
- a CDS encoding tetratricopeptide repeat protein, translated to MKCRRAWIVLVLFVLLGTAVYWNSLGNSFHYDDQMSIELNENIRSLINIPEFFADPKTQSGSPYEAGHYRPLVVMSFAVNYAIGALNPSGYHYFNLILHIGSAFLLFLIVNTIMGGSELAEVKLLWKGVSPLIDSRRFLAAVSAGFIFLLHPFNSEAINYVTARSSVLSGFFYLLAFYCWVKYRSQKLEVSNKLIYVFYLCSLLAFVAGMLSKEVAVTLPVMLWLYDLYGFQQAPRKQASAFAYIVDWRNYLPYLPFVLIVVVPYLLIRLLSYGVVLDPFKRKIFPQLMTELPVLIQHWKMFLIPTGLTPIHDVRIYSTFWSFPVAISAIVLICYVVIAIYLLYSSYSWRVVSFFMFWFFIVLLPTTIIPLNTIFQENRGYLAAVSFAVLAGVAIAKVSRNSLEKAGIAFLVILVALYSVAIVKRNSVWKDDLTLWTDTVQKAPESPLAYTALGVAYKGHGLYNDAVAAFQKALALGGQNNFIVHDSMAKIHMINKRWDMAAVEFEKALKAFYYKAQTHHDLGVCYYRINNLDLAEKHFREAARLDPKYYLAYVNLGILYSNKGMREDAVLAYQKAIALYPDMLLAQLNLGILQEEMGMTSDAVEHYRIVLGKAGKDDDIAREARNRLKRLETLYSN